The following are from one region of the Acidobacteriota bacterium genome:
- a CDS encoding acyl-CoA dehydrogenase family protein, whose amino-acid sequence MRPFHGVDFMDIEPLFSEEERMVRDTVRRFVEEQVKPVLGACHREGRFPRELIGPLAELGLLGANLDGYGLPGMGAVAYGLVMQELERGDSGLRSFASVQGALVMYPIHAFGSEELKAKWLPALFEGRAVGCFGLTEPDFGSNPAGMTTRAVPDGGTYVLNGAKMWITNGTQADLAVVFARLGDGHAGFLVERGTPGFSAEEIKGKYSLRASDTASLFFDDCRVPAANRLPGADSLKAALKCLTQARYGIGWGVLGAAMECYHTALEYAKERVQFAGKPIAAHQLTQEKLVRMLSEITKGQLLALQAGRLKEAGKLRHDQVSLLKRNNVDMALECARTARDILGAAGIVDDHPVIRHLLNLESVRTYEGTHDIHTLILGHRITGIPAYH is encoded by the coding sequence ATGAGACCCTTTCACGGCGTGGATTTCATGGACATCGAGCCCCTCTTCTCCGAGGAGGAGCGGATGGTGCGGGACACGGTCCGCCGCTTCGTCGAGGAGCAGGTCAAGCCGGTCCTCGGCGCCTGCCACCGGGAGGGGCGGTTCCCCCGGGAGCTGATCGGGCCCCTCGCGGAACTGGGCCTCCTCGGGGCGAACCTGGACGGCTACGGCCTGCCCGGGATGGGCGCCGTGGCCTATGGGTTGGTGATGCAGGAACTGGAACGGGGTGACAGCGGCCTGCGCTCCTTCGCCTCGGTCCAGGGCGCCCTGGTGATGTACCCCATCCACGCCTTCGGGAGCGAGGAACTCAAGGCAAAGTGGCTCCCGGCGCTGTTCGAGGGGAGGGCCGTCGGCTGCTTCGGCCTCACGGAACCGGACTTCGGGTCCAACCCCGCCGGGATGACCACCCGGGCGGTGCCCGACGGCGGCACCTACGTGCTCAACGGGGCCAAGATGTGGATCACCAACGGCACGCAGGCCGACCTGGCGGTGGTTTTCGCCCGCCTCGGGGACGGTCACGCCGGCTTCCTGGTGGAGCGCGGGACGCCAGGGTTCTCCGCCGAGGAGATCAAGGGGAAGTATTCCCTCCGGGCATCGGACACCGCCTCCCTCTTCTTCGACGACTGCCGCGTCCCCGCCGCCAACCGCCTCCCCGGGGCCGACTCGCTCAAGGCCGCCCTGAAGTGCCTGACCCAGGCGCGCTACGGGATCGGCTGGGGCGTGCTCGGGGCCGCCATGGAGTGCTACCACACGGCCCTGGAGTACGCGAAGGAGCGGGTCCAGTTCGCGGGGAAGCCCATCGCCGCCCACCAGCTCACCCAGGAGAAGCTCGTCCGGATGCTCTCCGAGATCACCAAGGGGCAGCTTCTCGCCCTCCAGGCCGGCCGGCTCAAGGAGGCCGGGAAGCTTCGGCACGACCAGGTGTCGCTCCTGAAGCGCAACAACGTGGACATGGCCCTGGAGTGCGCGCGCACCGCCCGGGACATCCTGGGCGCCGCCGGCATCGTGGACGACCACCCGGTGATCCGGCACCTGCTCAACCTGGAGTCGGTGCGGACCTACGAGGGCACCCACGACATCCACACCCTCATCCTCGGCCACCGGATCACCGGCATCCCCGCCTACCACTGA
- a CDS encoding cyclic nucleotide-binding domain-containing protein, whose product MPDDEIVTMKHLEAPELEEAAVEFFETVQEAAEAGKKSLTVTYGGAELTVGLPPLGEGDRGMVYHLPGHSLPIADPGKPLCLKVAKQQPICRERLLEEAMTTEFFLSENVAVPRIFHLDPLGRYCVKDFIEGESVTSLYMRFDKLTVKTQSLILEGLENFLNRLLDLFKKRPDCKVSISPNNIYVLAEGGKFKDPTEFVLIDPGTTLKKNYDGFSFDKYWNEVLPDRIKKYQRTGYLQWLVPQAVTKSERDEVKEFEIFRGMTPAEIYLLLKIARTVEFDAEDVILHEGAVGENFYLILEGEVEVRKRHYHKPGALKIRVGRGSVLGEQAFLLRVPRSMTVVAATACKLIEIDCDDFNELLEANLTAPYKLIKNVATILAERLYHLNNAYQKLVESNPETTASGA is encoded by the coding sequence ATGCCGGATGACGAAATCGTAACCATGAAGCACCTGGAGGCCCCCGAGCTGGAAGAGGCGGCCGTCGAGTTTTTCGAGACCGTGCAGGAGGCTGCCGAGGCCGGCAAGAAGAGTCTCACCGTCACCTACGGCGGCGCCGAGTTGACCGTCGGCCTTCCGCCGCTCGGCGAGGGGGACCGGGGGATGGTCTACCACCTCCCGGGGCACTCCCTGCCCATCGCCGACCCCGGGAAACCCCTCTGCCTGAAGGTGGCCAAGCAGCAGCCCATCTGCCGCGAGCGTCTCCTCGAGGAAGCCATGACCACGGAGTTCTTCCTGTCGGAGAACGTGGCCGTCCCCCGGATCTTCCACCTCGACCCCCTGGGCCGTTACTGCGTCAAGGACTTCATCGAGGGCGAGTCGGTCACCAGCCTCTACATGCGTTTCGACAAGCTGACGGTCAAGACGCAGAGCCTCATCCTGGAAGGACTGGAGAATTTCCTGAACCGCCTCCTGGACCTTTTCAAGAAGCGCCCGGACTGCAAGGTCAGCATCAGCCCCAACAACATCTACGTCCTCGCCGAGGGGGGCAAGTTCAAGGACCCGACGGAGTTCGTCCTGATCGACCCGGGGACGACCCTGAAGAAGAACTACGACGGCTTCAGCTTCGACAAGTACTGGAACGAGGTCCTGCCCGACCGGATCAAGAAGTACCAGCGCACGGGCTACCTCCAGTGGCTCGTCCCCCAGGCCGTCACCAAGTCCGAGCGGGACGAGGTCAAGGAGTTCGAGATCTTCCGCGGCATGACCCCCGCCGAGATCTACCTCCTCCTGAAGATCGCCCGGACCGTGGAGTTCGACGCCGAGGACGTCATCCTCCACGAGGGGGCCGTGGGCGAGAACTTCTACCTGATCCTGGAGGGGGAGGTGGAGGTTCGCAAGCGCCACTATCACAAGCCCGGCGCCCTGAAGATCCGCGTGGGCCGGGGGTCGGTCCTCGGGGAACAGGCGTTTCTGCTCCGGGTGCCGCGCTCCATGACCGTGGTGGCCGCCACGGCCTGCAAGCTCATCGAGATCGACTGCGACGACTTCAACGAACTGCTGGAGGCGAACCTGACGGCGCCGTACAAGCTCATCAAGAACGTGGCCACCATCCTGGCCGAGCGCCTGTACCACCTCAACAACGCCTACCAGAAACTCGTGGAATCCAACCCGGAAACAACCGCTTCAGGAGCCTGA
- a CDS encoding E3 ubiquitin ligase family protein, with the protein MAMAIVGLVLFLAGGGCLWARSRTLAKAGKLRAIPPKTVGEVLAGAGGVVALQGEIVCEDPLKGELSGVSCVYYRMQVERETEEEYTQWNEQEKRNERKTRRHRETMSSNTRRCPFTLRDASGSIRVLPEGAEMEAEKVLSKFEPERAGFSLSIGGFSLNLSGVASVGQGRRTLGYHFEEYALPTGRTVFMTGEADTRGGSWNVHTPGDKTVPCLISTKSREATIKGKETSALILMIVSIALFVGGIACLAAGAMQT; encoded by the coding sequence ATGGCCATGGCGATCGTGGGTCTCGTGCTTTTCCTGGCGGGGGGAGGCTGCCTGTGGGCCCGGTCCCGGACCCTGGCGAAGGCCGGGAAACTTCGCGCCATCCCGCCGAAGACCGTCGGCGAGGTGCTCGCGGGCGCCGGCGGCGTGGTGGCCCTGCAGGGCGAGATCGTCTGCGAAGATCCGCTCAAGGGCGAGCTTTCGGGCGTGTCCTGCGTCTACTACCGGATGCAGGTCGAGCGGGAGACGGAGGAGGAGTACACCCAGTGGAACGAGCAGGAGAAGCGCAACGAGCGCAAGACCCGCCGCCACCGGGAGACCATGTCCTCCAACACGCGGCGCTGCCCCTTCACCCTCCGGGACGCCTCGGGTTCCATCCGGGTCCTGCCCGAGGGCGCCGAGATGGAGGCGGAGAAGGTCCTCTCCAAGTTCGAACCCGAGCGGGCCGGCTTCTCCCTTTCCATCGGCGGGTTCTCCCTGAACCTGTCCGGGGTCGCCTCCGTCGGCCAGGGACGCCGCACCCTGGGGTACCACTTCGAGGAGTACGCCCTGCCCACCGGGCGGACCGTCTTCATGACCGGGGAAGCGGACACCCGGGGGGGGTCCTGGAACGTCCACACCCCCGGCGACAAGACCGTCCCCTGCCTGATCTCCACGAAGTCCCGGGAAGCCACCATCAAGGGGAAGGAGACGTCGGCGCTGATCCTGATGATCGTCTCCATCGCCCTCTTCGTGGGCGGGATCGCCTGCCTCGCCGCCGGTGCCATGCAAACGTAA
- a CDS encoding endoglucanase: MIRQKSLTALVILVLFWGAASADPLQVYVDSLLNGFEDWSWATHNLGQTAVVHTGGSAVSFEPDSWGGLYFHRSAGIDVNAYDRLEFWVHGGASGGQAVRLALLIGGSSAGSARVDTFITGGAIPAGQWVKVTVPFASLGLTTGILDGFWFMADTAGDQPTLYLDDLSFLEREGGPPTGETVSVSVDPALDRRAVNPHIFGVNFGTDEAVARMKYPLRRWGGNSTTRYSWQDDADNRGSDWFFFSYPHDNDHPEQLPDNSDADRFIDATRAAGAQPLVTLPLIGWTARDRTRRWSFSVAKYGAQQETECTATGWASWCTADAGNGRHPDGTLITGNDPDDACREVGPSFVTGWTAHIAGRTGTAGNGGVKFYALDNEPMLWNSTHRDVHPSGVTYDELWQRTLLYAGAVKALDPDVQIFGPVVWGWCAYFYSAADGCSAGADAAAHGGMAFLPWYLQQVEAHRVSTGVRLVDYLDVHFYPQASGVFGGGEEYAAVRLRSVKGLYDPAYVDESWIGQPVRLIPRLREWVAQYAPGTKIAVTEYSWGDDNLPSTALAEAEALAVFAREGVDAATRWVAPRPGNRAEDAFSLYLNYDGAGSRVAGESVRALSGNVDRVGAYAVRGAGGKLFLLLFNKDTVAHPAAVSVTGSFTGDLQLYRFDASNRLAPAGAVTPSDAGSCTVNLPARSATLAVAPWSESGGALAGDLNDDHALTAADALLLAALLAGQLDGMASPFPAPLARADLNLDGRIDAADLVLLARALTR, encoded by the coding sequence ATGATTCGGCAAAAATCGCTGACGGCCCTGGTGATCCTGGTGCTGTTCTGGGGCGCCGCGAGCGCCGACCCCCTCCAGGTGTACGTGGACAGCCTGCTCAACGGCTTCGAGGACTGGAGCTGGGCGACACACAACCTCGGCCAGACGGCGGTCGTGCACACCGGGGGCAGTGCCGTTTCCTTCGAGCCCGACAGCTGGGGCGGCCTCTACTTTCACCGGAGCGCCGGGATCGACGTGAACGCCTACGACCGCCTGGAGTTCTGGGTCCACGGGGGCGCCTCCGGCGGCCAGGCCGTACGGCTGGCCCTGCTCATCGGCGGGTCGTCGGCGGGGAGCGCCCGGGTGGACACCTTCATCACCGGCGGGGCCATCCCGGCCGGGCAGTGGGTGAAGGTCACGGTCCCCTTCGCGTCGCTGGGCTTGACCACGGGAATCCTGGACGGCTTCTGGTTCATGGCGGACACGGCCGGCGACCAGCCCACGCTCTACCTCGACGATTTGAGCTTCCTGGAGCGGGAGGGCGGTCCGCCCACGGGCGAGACCGTGTCGGTGTCGGTGGACCCCGCCCTGGACCGGCGGGCAGTCAACCCGCACATCTTCGGCGTCAACTTCGGGACCGACGAGGCCGTCGCCCGGATGAAGTACCCCCTGCGCCGGTGGGGCGGCAACAGCACCACCCGCTACTCGTGGCAGGACGACGCCGACAACCGGGGCTCCGACTGGTTCTTCTTCTCCTACCCCCACGACAACGACCACCCGGAGCAGTTGCCCGACAACTCCGACGCCGACCGTTTCATCGACGCCACCCGGGCCGCGGGCGCCCAGCCCCTGGTCACCCTCCCCCTCATCGGCTGGACGGCGCGGGACCGCACGCGGCGGTGGAGTTTCTCCGTGGCCAAGTATGGCGCGCAGCAGGAGACCGAGTGCACCGCCACCGGCTGGGCGTCGTGGTGCACGGCGGACGCCGGCAACGGCCGCCACCCGGACGGCACCTTGATCACCGGCAACGACCCCGACGACGCCTGCCGGGAGGTCGGCCCGTCCTTCGTCACGGGCTGGACGGCACATATCGCCGGCCGGACCGGGACGGCGGGCAACGGCGGCGTGAAGTTCTATGCCCTGGACAACGAGCCCATGCTCTGGAACTCCACCCACCGGGACGTCCACCCGTCCGGGGTCACCTACGACGAACTATGGCAGCGGACCCTGCTCTACGCCGGGGCCGTGAAGGCCCTCGACCCGGACGTGCAGATCTTCGGCCCGGTGGTGTGGGGCTGGTGCGCCTACTTCTACTCCGCCGCCGACGGGTGCTCGGCGGGGGCCGACGCCGCGGCCCACGGCGGGATGGCCTTCCTCCCGTGGTACCTCCAGCAGGTGGAGGCGCACCGGGTGAGCACCGGCGTCCGCCTGGTGGACTACCTGGACGTCCACTTCTACCCGCAGGCCAGCGGGGTCTTCGGCGGCGGCGAGGAGTACGCCGCCGTCCGGCTCCGCTCGGTCAAGGGGCTCTACGACCCCGCGTACGTCGACGAGTCGTGGATCGGCCAGCCGGTCCGCCTCATCCCGCGGCTGCGGGAGTGGGTCGCCCAGTACGCGCCGGGAACGAAGATCGCCGTCACGGAGTATTCCTGGGGGGACGACAACCTCCCCAGCACGGCGCTGGCCGAGGCGGAGGCCCTGGCCGTCTTCGCCCGGGAGGGCGTGGACGCGGCGACCCGCTGGGTGGCCCCGCGCCCCGGGAACCGCGCCGAGGACGCCTTCTCCCTCTACCTGAACTACGACGGGGCCGGGAGCCGGGTGGCGGGCGAGAGCGTCCGGGCCCTGAGCGGCAACGTGGACCGGGTGGGGGCCTACGCCGTCCGGGGGGCCGGGGGGAAGCTCTTCCTCCTGCTCTTCAACAAGGACACGGTCGCCCACCCGGCGGCGGTGTCGGTGACGGGCTCCTTCACCGGGGACCTCCAGCTGTACCGCTTCGACGCCTCCAACCGGCTGGCCCCGGCCGGGGCCGTAACCCCCTCCGATGCCGGCTCGTGCACGGTGAACCTCCCCGCCCGCTCCGCCACCCTGGCGGTGGCGCCCTGGAGCGAATCGGGCGGCGCCCTGGCCGGGGACCTCAACGACGACCACGCCCTGACCGCCGCCGACGCCCTCCTCCTGGCCGCCCTCCTGGCCGGTCAACTGGACGGGATGGCGAGCCCCTTCCCGGCACCCCTGGCCCGGGCAGACCTGAACCTCGACGGCCGGATCGACGCCGCCGACCTCGTCCTCCTCGCCCGCGCCCTCACCCGGTAG
- a CDS encoding YraN family protein encodes MWFRFLERLRGNPLRRRVSRRALRDPARLGREGEWLAYDLLVRKGYDVVARNWRAPFGEVDLVARRGDALHLVEVKTRRRHEVFRPEDRVDAEKMERYRDLGVYFLKSHRLDIRDLRCHLVAITVGEDRRATLEFHENAF; translated from the coding sequence ATGTGGTTCCGATTCCTGGAGCGGCTGCGGGGGAACCCCTTGCGGCGGCGCGTCTCGCGGCGGGCCCTGCGGGACCCGGCCCGGCTCGGGCGAGAGGGCGAGTGGCTCGCCTACGACCTCCTGGTCCGGAAAGGGTACGACGTGGTGGCCCGGAACTGGCGGGCGCCCTTCGGCGAGGTCGATCTCGTGGCCCGGCGGGGGGACGCCCTCCACCTGGTGGAGGTCAAGACGCGCCGCCGCCACGAGGTCTTCCGGCCCGAGGACCGGGTGGACGCGGAGAAGATGGAGCGATACCGCGACCTTGGGGTGTATTTCCTCAAATCCCACCGCCTGGACATCCGGGACCTGCGCTGTCACCTGGTGGCCATCACCGTGGGCGAGGACCGTCGGGCCACCCTGGAGTTTCACGAAAACGCCTTCTGA
- a CDS encoding XdhC family protein: protein MRNEFGKLDAALRDRGRLVTAVIVRTAGSTPRKAGTRMAVFDDGSSLGTIGGGSFEDTVTRDAQALFASKGCALRHYAFHPDEAGKGSAICGGEADVFYEYHESAPRLLVFGAGHCGKALLRAAALAGYRLRVTDDRAELLDEVRAWNEPAVEECLPLDPSLETLPDFDPGSAVVIMTRNHEFDEEILKKVIRKPCAYLGMIASKSKAGTIRGRLLAEGFTPGELERVHMPIGIPIHSETPEEIAVSILGELISVRNA from the coding sequence ATGCGGAACGAATTCGGAAAACTCGACGCGGCCCTGCGGGACAGGGGCCGACTGGTCACGGCCGTCATCGTGCGGACGGCGGGCTCGACCCCCCGCAAGGCCGGCACCCGCATGGCGGTCTTCGACGACGGGTCCTCCCTGGGCACCATCGGCGGGGGCTCCTTCGAGGACACCGTGACCCGGGACGCCCAGGCCCTCTTCGCGTCGAAGGGCTGCGCGCTGCGGCACTACGCCTTCCACCCCGACGAGGCCGGCAAGGGCTCGGCCATCTGCGGGGGCGAGGCCGACGTCTTCTACGAATACCACGAGTCGGCGCCCCGCCTGCTGGTCTTCGGGGCCGGGCACTGCGGGAAGGCCCTCCTGCGCGCGGCCGCCCTGGCGGGGTACCGTCTCCGGGTGACGGACGACCGCGCCGAGTTGCTCGACGAGGTGCGGGCCTGGAACGAGCCGGCCGTCGAGGAATGCCTCCCTCTCGACCCGTCGCTGGAAACCCTCCCGGACTTCGACCCGGGCTCCGCCGTGGTCATCATGACCCGGAACCACGAGTTCGACGAGGAGATCCTGAAGAAGGTCATCCGCAAGCCGTGCGCCTACCTGGGGATGATCGCCAGCAAGTCCAAGGCCGGGACCATCCGGGGCCGCCTGCTGGCGGAGGGTTTCACCCCCGGCGAACTGGAGCGGGTGCACATGCCCATCGGCATCCCCATCCACTCGGAGACCCCGGAGGAGATCGCCGTCAGCATCCTGGGCGAGCTGATCTCCGTCCGGAACGCCTGA
- a CDS encoding (deoxy)nucleoside triphosphate pyrophosphohydrolase, translating to MSPGSGPRPVEVPAIVVTAAVVTREGKLLLTRRRDGDHLGGTWEFPGGKLHDGESPPQGLRRELAEELGVEAEVGDAFRFAWWEYPEKKVLLLFYRCRIVAGEPRPLECAEVGWFGEAEIGALPMPPADQGILEDVRTLVRESLPEGNDACCGDVNPDGPVRSPDSGLPRHGGTEKSPEDF from the coding sequence GTGAGCCCCGGTTCCGGTCCCCGGCCGGTGGAGGTCCCCGCCATCGTCGTGACGGCCGCCGTCGTCACCCGGGAGGGGAAATTGCTGCTCACCCGCCGGCGCGACGGCGACCACCTCGGGGGGACCTGGGAATTCCCCGGGGGCAAGCTCCACGACGGCGAGTCTCCCCCCCAGGGCCTCCGGCGGGAGCTGGCGGAGGAGCTGGGCGTGGAGGCCGAGGTCGGGGACGCCTTCCGCTTCGCCTGGTGGGAGTACCCCGAGAAGAAGGTCCTGCTGCTGTTCTACCGCTGCCGGATCGTCGCCGGCGAGCCCCGCCCCCTGGAGTGCGCGGAGGTCGGGTGGTTCGGGGAGGCGGAGATCGGCGCCCTGCCCATGCCGCCGGCGGACCAGGGCATCCTGGAGGACGTCCGTACCCTCGTCCGCGAATCCCTCCCCGAAGGCAATGACGCCTGCTGCGGGGATGTCAATCCGGATGGCCCCGTTAGAAGCCCGGATTCGGGTCTCCCGAGGCACGGCGGCACGGAGAAGAGTCCTGAGGATTTTTGA
- the rsmI gene encoding 16S rRNA (cytidine(1402)-2'-O)-methyltransferase, with product MKIPPADPSAETAVLHVVATPIGNLGDLTLRALETLRAAELVICEDTRRTGRLLQHYGVGAPRVSHHDFNERESARRLADRIAGGLRAALVTDAGTPAVSDPGTALVRECLARGVRVVPVPGVSAVTAALSVSHLSPSPYLFLGFAPPRGPARRRFLETVRDLPWTLVFYEAPHRVLAFLGDLQAVLGDREALFCRELTKLHEEVLRMKTSALREALAGRERVVGEITLAVAGAALPDARASAGSAPDPAACLAALDGKGLSNRDVAAILSRLCGIPRNEAYRMAGRRR from the coding sequence ATGAAAATACCGCCCGCCGACCCGTCCGCCGAAACGGCCGTCCTCCACGTGGTGGCCACCCCCATCGGAAACCTCGGGGACCTCACCTTGAGGGCACTGGAGACACTCCGCGCCGCGGAGTTGGTGATCTGCGAGGACACCCGCCGGACCGGCCGGCTGCTGCAGCACTACGGTGTCGGGGCCCCCCGGGTCTCCCATCACGACTTCAACGAGCGGGAAAGCGCCCGGCGGCTGGCCGACCGCATCGCCGGGGGCCTGCGGGCCGCACTGGTCACCGACGCGGGGACCCCGGCGGTGTCCGACCCCGGGACCGCCCTCGTCCGCGAGTGCCTGGCCCGGGGGGTCCGGGTGGTGCCCGTCCCCGGCGTGTCCGCGGTGACGGCCGCCCTGTCCGTCTCCCACCTCAGCCCGTCGCCCTACCTCTTCCTGGGCTTCGCCCCCCCGAGGGGGCCGGCCCGCCGCCGGTTCCTGGAGACGGTGCGGGACCTGCCCTGGACCTTGGTCTTCTACGAGGCCCCGCACCGGGTCCTGGCCTTCCTGGGCGACCTGCAGGCGGTCCTCGGGGACCGGGAGGCCCTGTTCTGCCGGGAGTTGACGAAGCTGCACGAGGAGGTCCTGCGGATGAAGACGTCCGCCCTTCGGGAAGCGCTGGCGGGCCGGGAGCGCGTGGTGGGCGAGATCACCCTGGCGGTGGCGGGTGCCGCCCTGCCGGACGCCCGGGCCAGCGCCGGCAGTGCCCCCGACCCCGCCGCGTGCCTCGCGGCCCTGGACGGGAAGGGGCTGTCGAACCGGGACGTGGCCGCCATCCTGTCGCGACTCTGCGGCATCCCGCGCAACGAGGCCTACCGGATGGCCGGCAGGCGGCGGTAG
- a CDS encoding metallophosphoesterase family protein → MTSKRSGALLVALVLAAAASLALADAPPEPAPRKNPASPERILLTVSVDPTRSQVVTWRTRVPVADPVAQIAPARSETDFHEKAVSVKAVSESLKTDKGETVYHHVALFRDLAPDTAYGYRVGGEKAWSEWFTIRTASDKPDPFRFLYIGDMQNGIFSHCSRTVRQAFRKAPDARLVLFAGDLVAEGYDDALWGEFCDALGFIGSETAVMASPGNHDMHALPDWITSKKMDSVAPTWRAHFCFPANAPEGIAELKDEAFYFDYQGVRFISLSTAVFSSSAFREEKREAIRKAQLAWLEDLLARNHSHWVVVLMHYPVFSAGKDRDNPEMRDLLLPLFDKYGVDLVLQGHDHVYARTHKLHGGKVAGPSAPGTVYVISAGGFKTYPVNPRHKGLMAVLDSGRQYYQVIDVSPERLEYRSYAVDGQLNDAFRLEKNASGPSTFIDLSGGRGAKPKPGAEGTPPEGAQSGRPAA, encoded by the coding sequence ATGACATCCAAGCGGTCGGGAGCCCTCCTCGTTGCCCTGGTCCTGGCAGCCGCGGCGTCCCTCGCCCTGGCCGACGCGCCCCCCGAGCCGGCGCCCCGGAAGAACCCGGCCAGCCCCGAGCGCATCCTCCTCACGGTGAGCGTGGACCCGACCCGTTCCCAGGTGGTGACCTGGCGGACCCGGGTCCCCGTCGCCGACCCCGTCGCCCAGATCGCCCCCGCCCGGTCCGAGACGGACTTCCACGAGAAGGCGGTGAGCGTGAAGGCGGTTTCGGAAAGCCTGAAAACCGACAAGGGCGAGACGGTTTACCACCACGTCGCCCTCTTCCGGGACCTCGCTCCCGACACGGCGTACGGTTATCGGGTCGGCGGGGAGAAGGCGTGGAGCGAATGGTTCACCATCCGGACGGCGTCGGACAAACCCGACCCCTTCCGCTTCCTCTACATCGGCGACATGCAGAACGGCATCTTCTCCCACTGTTCACGGACGGTCCGGCAGGCCTTCCGCAAGGCGCCCGACGCCCGGCTCGTGCTCTTCGCCGGGGACCTGGTGGCGGAAGGGTACGACGACGCCCTGTGGGGCGAGTTCTGCGATGCCCTCGGGTTCATCGGCTCGGAGACGGCGGTCATGGCGTCCCCCGGCAACCACGACATGCATGCGCTGCCCGACTGGATCACCAGCAAGAAGATGGACAGCGTGGCCCCCACGTGGCGCGCCCACTTCTGCTTCCCCGCCAACGCCCCCGAGGGGATCGCCGAACTCAAGGACGAGGCCTTCTACTTCGACTACCAGGGGGTTCGGTTCATCTCCCTGAGCACGGCCGTCTTCAGCAGTTCGGCCTTCCGCGAGGAGAAACGCGAGGCCATCCGGAAAGCCCAGCTGGCCTGGCTGGAGGACCTCCTCGCGCGCAACCACAGCCATTGGGTGGTGGTGCTGATGCACTACCCCGTCTTCTCCGCCGGCAAAGACCGGGACAACCCCGAGATGCGCGACCTTCTCCTGCCGCTGTTCGACAAGTACGGCGTGGACCTGGTGCTCCAGGGCCACGACCACGTCTACGCCCGCACCCACAAGCTGCACGGCGGGAAGGTGGCGGGGCCGTCCGCGCCCGGGACCGTCTACGTCATCTCCGCGGGCGGTTTCAAGACCTACCCCGTCAACCCGCGCCACAAGGGCCTCATGGCGGTCCTGGACTCCGGACGGCAGTACTACCAGGTGATCGACGTGTCGCCGGAGCGCCTGGAGTACCGCTCCTACGCCGTGGACGGGCAGCTCAACGACGCTTTCCGCCTGGAGAAGAACGCGTCGGGGCCCTCGACCTTCATCGACCTGTCCGGGGGGCGGGGGGCGAAACCGAAGCCGGGGGCCGAGGGCACGCCCCCCGAGGGGGCGCAAAGCGGCCGGCCCGCCGCCTGA